In Salinibaculum sp. SYNS191, the genomic window TTCGAGCTGGTCAACGAGCTGACCCCAGCCGTCGAATCGGCCGTCGACGCCCCCGCCAGCACCGTCGCGTTCAACAACGGCGAGGCCGCTGGCCAGGAGGTGCCGCACGTCCACTGCCACATCGTGCCGCGCTTCCCCGAGGACGGCGGCCGCCCGATTCACGCGCTCTTTGCCGGCGCCGACCTCGACGACGACGAGATGGCCGAGGCCGCCGAAGCCATCCGCGAGGCCCGGTGACGACGTCCGTTACTCGGGGAGTCTGAAGACGAGGCTGTACATCGTCCCCACGTCGACGCCGTCGCCCGTCCGCTCGCGGACCTGCTGGAGGCGGGCGCGCAGGGCGTCGCGGAGGTCGGCGGGTAGCTCTGCCGTCCGGTCGGCAATCAGGTCGGCGTGAGCGTCCAGCAGGTCCGGCGTCCAGGGCACCGGGTCCAGCAGCGTGCGCGTCCACTGGTGGTCCCAGCCGGCCGCCGTGACGAGCGAGCGGAGGTGCTCGCGAGGGTAGAACGTGTACGCCGGCCGCGCGTCGGTCAGTTCCGCTGTCGCGTTGGCGAGGCCGAAAAGGTCCCGAACCGGTCCCTCGATGGGGTCGTAGTCGTCGACGACCAGCCACCCGCCGGGCGCGGTCACGCGGGTCAGTTCCGACAGGATGGGGGTCACGTCGGCCGGCGCGACGACGTTGAACAGCGCGTGGGCCGTGACCACGTCGACGCCGTCGTCGGGGAGCGGTACCGACCGGAGGTCC contains:
- a CDS encoding HIT family protein — translated: MSEDCIFCQIVAGDIPSHTVAETDTAYAFLDVNPFARGHTLVIPKAHHERVGDMPADLAGDVFELVNELTPAVESAVDAPASTVAFNNGEAAGQEVPHVHCHIVPRFPEDGGRPIHALFAGADLDDDEMAEAAEAIREAR
- a CDS encoding class I SAM-dependent methyltransferase yields the protein MSDVPETVATALADVPVAGRPCLEAGAGAGNATAALLARDAGRVYAVTHDADHAATVRDRFRADPAAATLRGDLRSVPLPDDGVDVVTAHALFNVVAPADVTPILSELTRVTAPGGWLVVDDYDPIEGPVRDLFGLANATAELTDARPAYTFYPREHLRSLVTAAGWDHQWTRTLLDPVPWTPDLLDAHADLIADRTAELPADLRDALRARLQQVRERTGDGVDVGTMYSLVFRLPE